The Burkholderia cepacia ATCC 25416 genome includes a window with the following:
- a CDS encoding SDR family NAD(P)-dependent oxidoreductase produces the protein MTQNHDAPVAVVTGASRGAGKGIARALGAAGMTVYVTGRSQNEGDAPLPGTIHETAREIDALGGRGIAVACDHADDAQVKALFERVERESGRLDILVNNATYLHDQLILPGPFWEKSLDLVNILDVGLRSAYVASWHAAALMVKRRSGLIAFTSSFGASCYMHGAAYGAQKSGVDKFAKDMAVDLKPFDVAAVSIWMGPLRTERTTRVWEEHPDLYKEFSLAAESPEFTGRVIHAIHGDPQRMAWSGQVLVGAETALRYGIADIDGKQPPSYRELLGGPVQAHPAIVA, from the coding sequence ATGACACAGAACCACGATGCGCCGGTCGCCGTCGTGACGGGCGCATCGCGCGGCGCGGGCAAGGGCATCGCGCGCGCGCTCGGTGCGGCCGGCATGACCGTCTACGTCACGGGCCGCTCGCAGAACGAAGGCGATGCGCCGCTGCCCGGCACGATCCACGAGACCGCGCGCGAGATCGATGCGCTCGGCGGGCGCGGGATCGCGGTGGCGTGCGACCACGCGGACGACGCGCAGGTGAAGGCGCTGTTCGAGCGTGTCGAACGTGAAAGCGGGCGGCTCGACATTCTCGTCAACAACGCGACCTACCTGCACGATCAACTGATCCTGCCGGGCCCGTTCTGGGAGAAGTCGCTCGACCTCGTCAACATCCTCGATGTCGGGCTGCGCTCCGCCTATGTCGCGAGCTGGCACGCGGCGGCGCTGATGGTGAAGCGTCGCAGCGGGCTGATCGCGTTCACGTCGTCGTTCGGCGCGAGCTGTTACATGCACGGGGCGGCCTACGGCGCGCAGAAATCCGGTGTCGACAAGTTCGCGAAGGACATGGCCGTCGACCTGAAGCCGTTCGACGTCGCGGCCGTGTCGATCTGGATGGGCCCGCTGCGCACCGAGCGCACGACGCGCGTGTGGGAAGAACACCCGGATCTGTACAAGGAATTCTCGCTCGCCGCGGAAAGCCCGGAATTCACGGGCCGCGTGATTCACGCGATCCACGGCGATCCGCAGCGCATGGCGTGGTCGGGGCAGGTGCTCGTCGGCGCGGAAACCGCGTTGCGGTACGGCATCGCCGATATCGACGGCAAGCAGCCGCCGTCGTATCGCGAACTGCTCGGCGGGCCCGTGCAGGCCCATCCGGCGATCGTCGCCTGA
- a CDS encoding SDR family NAD(P)-dependent oxidoreductase has product MGILKGKVALVTGAGQGVGLGVAQALAAEGAHVAVVGRTRDKLLTTCEAIRVRGGVAEPFVCDVMDAAQIVACVDSVVARFGGVQILINNAQVVPLGRLLDVTDADFLAGLESGPIATLRMMRACHPHLKGDGVIVNFASSAAVRWDASGYGAYAATKEAIRALTRAAACEWGVDGIRVNAVAPHALSPGLKGWVDANPQEAAAFFRTIPLGRVGDCEQDIGRAIVFLASRDAAYLTGATLPLDGGQAYWG; this is encoded by the coding sequence ATGGGCATCCTGAAAGGCAAGGTCGCGCTCGTGACGGGCGCGGGGCAGGGCGTCGGCCTGGGCGTTGCGCAGGCGCTCGCGGCGGAAGGCGCGCACGTCGCGGTGGTCGGTCGTACCCGCGACAAGCTGCTCACGACCTGCGAGGCGATTCGCGTGCGTGGCGGCGTGGCCGAGCCGTTCGTGTGCGACGTGATGGACGCCGCGCAGATCGTGGCGTGCGTCGACAGCGTCGTTGCGCGCTTCGGCGGCGTGCAGATCCTGATCAACAACGCGCAGGTCGTGCCGCTCGGCCGCCTGCTTGACGTAACCGATGCGGATTTCCTTGCGGGGCTCGAGTCGGGGCCGATCGCGACGCTGCGCATGATGCGCGCGTGCCATCCGCATCTGAAGGGCGACGGCGTGATCGTCAATTTCGCTTCGTCAGCCGCGGTGCGCTGGGATGCGTCCGGCTACGGCGCGTACGCGGCGACCAAGGAGGCGATTCGTGCGCTGACGCGCGCGGCTGCCTGCGAGTGGGGCGTGGACGGGATCCGCGTGAACGCGGTCGCGCCGCACGCGTTGTCGCCGGGCCTGAAAGGCTGGGTCGACGCGAACCCGCAGGAAGCCGCCGCGTTTTTCCGCACGATTCCGCTCGGCCGCGTAGGCGACTGCGAGCAGGACATCGGCCGCGCGATCGTGTTTCTGGCGAGCCGCGACGCGGCGTACCTGACGGGCGCGACGCTGCCGCTCGACGGCGGGCAGGCGTACTGGGGCTGA
- a CDS encoding glucose 1-dehydrogenase gives MGRLEGKVAIVTGGARGMGAATCRLFVAEGARVVIGDVLDAEGEALARELGDAARFMRLDVADEANWVRVTDATVEQFGRIDVLVNNAAVLTFGGITELSKRDFERAVSINLVGTFVGIRTIAPRMIAQKRGSIVNISSVDGLRGVNALAAYVSSKWGVRGLTKVAALELGHQGVRVNSIHPGGVNTAMSNPTGAPLEEINKHYANVPLQRVGLPDEIARATLFLASDEASYCNGAELAVDGGMAAGAYYPGLPGAPF, from the coding sequence ATGGGTCGACTGGAAGGAAAGGTAGCGATCGTCACGGGCGGTGCGCGTGGCATGGGCGCGGCGACGTGCCGGCTGTTCGTCGCGGAGGGCGCGCGCGTCGTGATCGGCGACGTGCTCGATGCGGAAGGCGAAGCGCTCGCGCGCGAGCTCGGCGACGCGGCGCGCTTCATGCGGCTCGACGTCGCCGACGAAGCGAACTGGGTGCGCGTGACCGACGCGACGGTCGAGCAGTTCGGCCGTATCGACGTGCTGGTCAACAATGCGGCCGTGCTGACGTTCGGCGGCATCACCGAGCTGTCGAAACGCGATTTCGAGCGTGCGGTGTCGATCAACCTCGTCGGCACGTTCGTCGGGATCCGGACGATCGCGCCGCGCATGATCGCGCAGAAGCGCGGGTCGATCGTCAACATCTCGTCGGTGGACGGGCTGCGCGGCGTGAACGCACTGGCCGCGTACGTGTCGAGCAAGTGGGGCGTACGCGGGCTGACGAAGGTCGCGGCGCTCGAACTCGGCCATCAGGGCGTGCGCGTGAATTCGATTCATCCGGGCGGCGTGAACACCGCGATGTCGAACCCGACCGGCGCGCCGCTCGAGGAAATCAACAAGCACTATGCGAACGTGCCGCTGCAACGCGTCGGCCTGCCCGACGAAATCGCGCGCGCGACGCTGTTCCTCGCGAGCGACGAAGCGTCGTACTGCAACGGCGCCGAACTGGCCGTCGACGGCGGGATGGCGGCAGGCGCGTATTACCCCGGATTGCCGGGCGCGCCGTTTTGA